AGCGCTTCTTGCCAGTCCACCTCAGTGGAAGGCCCCATTGCCATGCTCTTTCCCAGCGCGAACGGGTGGGGGCTGCTCAAAAACATGTCCCGCACTGACTGGGAGAACGGCATCCAGTCTTCCATCATGCGCGCATAAGCGGCTCCTTCTCCAGGGAAGCGCTCATCAAGATGGGCCACGGTCCGCTCGATGTCCCGGTACAGGAAAAAGTGATCATCGTCTGGGAAGGGGGCGAAGAAGAGAGGATCGAGTTCCAAGTAGGTTAACCCGAAATCCTCCAAGCCTAGTTCGTCGATAATCGGTGTGAGACGAATCAGGATGTGCGCAGAGCCTCCCAGGTCAAACTGGTAGCCTGGTACGATTTCCTGTGTCGAGACTGCTCCACCAACGATTCCTCGGCGCTCGAAGACGGCAACGCGGTAGCCTGCCTGTGCCAGATAGGCCGCTGCGACGAGAGCGTTATGGCCGGCGCCGATGACGGCGACATCGTAATCGGTTTGTTGCGGTTGCGTTCGTCGGGCTAGCAATGAGCCGAGGGGCATAATCGTGGTGGTGGTGGAGGGTCAAGCGGGTGGATCGCTAACTTACTCGTTCCTATGACCACACGCAGTACGGCTTACTACCATGATAGATATATCAACCTATTTAGATAAAGACACAATTACGTGGCCAGGTGACCAGGCGTTTTGCAGTAATCAAACTCTGCAAATCAACGGGGGTGATTCAGTAAACCTTTGTTCAATTCATACCAGTACACACAACGGGACACACGCAGACGCTCCGTGGCATTATGATGACACGTCACCGAGGATCGATGAGGTAGCATTGGGACCATATATGGGTCCTTGCGTTGTGGTCGACGCGCTAGGGATCAGCACCGTCCGCCCAAGTGTGATGGAAGGGGCCGATGTGCGTCGAGGCGACCGAGTTCTGTTCCGCACACGGAGCGGTCCGGCGAGCACAGCTTGGGAAGGGAACAACCCACACCTAGCAGTAAATACTGTTATTGCATTAAGGCATTATAATTGCCCATTGGTAGGCATCGACTCGCCGAGCGTGGATCCATCGACAAGTACGTCTCTTCTTGCTCATCATGCCCTAGGCGATTCAAACATCATGATCCTGGAAAACCTGGAACTAGCTAACGCTGTACCAGGAAGGTATATCCTTGTCGCGTTCCCGCTCAAGCTCCGTGGGCTCGATGCATCGCCTGTGCGGGCAGTCTTGCTTACACCACATGAGGCAAGGGGAGTGTTGGCTGTCTAGACATCGAGACGAATGTGATCGGCAGCACTATCGCGAAGCTTGTCGCGTTGGTGGATGTACACCATGGTGGTCTCGATTCGCTTGTGCCGGGCGTGTGCCTGGACCTGCTGAAGCGAGGCCCCTTGTTCGATTGCGAGCGTACATCCGGTATGCCGCAGCGTGTGAGTCCCTACGGTGGCTGCTAGGCCAGAGCGTCCTGCGTGCTTTTTTACTATGGAATAAATAGATCTATCAGATAGGGCTCTGCCGTAGCTGTTATTGCTAAATGATTTCCAAAGAGGGCCGCTCTTGATCATGTATTCCTCAGTATGTATGGTGATCTCTTCTACTACATAATCGGGAACCTTGACGTACTGATCGGCGCCGCCTTTCGTCTGTGGTAGGTCAAGTACCCAGTATGGTCCAACTTGGCGAATATGCTCTATCCGCATGGCTGCCGCCTCGGACCGACGAAGAACACAGTGCAACATGGTTAGCATGAGCGTTCGGTCGCGACGACCCGTAGCCGTGCTTAAATCAACACAGTTAATCAGTCTAGTTGCTTGTTCACGGGTCAACACGGTAAGTGCGTTGTCGGAGTAGTGCCCGCCGCGAACCTTTCGCACAAGGTGACGGTCGGCGGGGTTGCGATCGAGTGCGCCGAGTGCAACAAGCCAGGCAAAGAACCCACGCAGTGTTGCGGTCCGCCGTCGCAGCGTCGCGGGTCTAAGCCCTGCCAGTTCACCGCGTCGAAGGTGTTCGTTCACATCGACGAAGGAAACAGCTCGTGCCAGGTCAAGACTGATCGTCTCCGTTCCGAAGAATGCGACCATGTCGTTCCGATAGGCACGCCTCGTTTGCACGCGATCAAAGCGTAGCAGGTACAGCTGGAGCAAATCATCGGTACCGCTACCAGAGGGCAACTGACCGGCAGGTCGAAGCAAGGCGCTGGACATGAGTACAATATGGAGTCGTGAGGATATACGTCTACTGCTGATAATAACAATTATCGGAAGTAAACTTCAACAAACAAAGGGGGACACCCGAGAGCGCCTGCCCCCGGGCGTGGTCTCTGTTACTGACCATCAGCAGCATCAGTCTCTGAATCAGCGGCGTCTCCGATGGCGCCTGCGGCGGCGTTCATAGTACCCTCTGTGGCTTCATCCTTAGCCTCACCGTGGGCAATGTTGTAAGCCGTTGAGGACAATATCTTCAACCCTGTCGCAAAATCCATGCGGCGGTCCGACTAAGACACTAAGCCTCTTTGCCTGCCAGCGATCTATGCCAGCGATACTGCACGCCCGGTCTCCGCATCAAAGAGGTGCATCTTGTTCAAATGAAACTGGTACGTTAGAACATCTCCCCGTGGGGGCATGGGTACCGGCTCGACCCTCCCTACAACGGTACTACCGTCGACGGTGGCGTACGTAAATATCTCGTTACCCATCGGCTCGGTAACGTCTAGGCGAGCCTTGACTGGTGCCGTGACACGGCCTTCGGGTACGAAGCCGTCGAGATAGATGTCTTCAGGTCGGATCCCAAGAGTGACATCTTGGCCCACAAGGCTTCGAGCTGCGTTCTGGTGCTCATCAGCAAGCGTGAATGAGACTGAACCACTCGAAAAAACTACGCCTGACGGTTTGCTCGAGAGTCGCCCATTCAGGAAGTTCATCGAGGGAGACCCGATAAAGCCCGCGACGAATTGATTGGCTGGGCGATCATACAACTCTAGCGGGGCTGCGATCTGTTGCACGTATCCATCTTTCAGGACAACGATGCGGTCCCCCATTGTCATCGCCTCAACTTGGTCATGCGTCACATAGAGCATCGTTGCCTTGAGCTGGCTGTGTAGCTTCGAGATCTCCGTGCGAGTCTGCACACGGAGTTTGGCGTCTAGATTCGAGAGGGGCTCGTCGAAGAGAAACACTTGCGGCTTGCGGACGATGGCGCGACCCAACGCGACGCGCTGACGCTGTCCACCTGAGAGTGCTTTGGGTTTGCGGTCGAGCGTGGCTTCGAGACCAAGGATCTTGGCAGCGTTTCGAACCCGCTGGTCGATTTCGTCTTTCGGAAACTTCCGCAGCTTCAGGCCGAAGGCCATGTTGTCGTAGATCGACATGTGTGGGTAGAGCGCGTAGTTCTGGAAGACCATGGCGATATCACGATCCTTTGGCGCGACATCGTTGACTACGCGATCTCCGATTTTGAGCGTGCCCTCCGAGATGTCCTCAAGTCCGGCTACCATTCTTAATGTGGTGCTCTTTCCACAGCCAGACGGGCCAACCAAGACGACGAACTCGCCGTCATTGATCTTGAACGAGGCGTCATGCACGGCAACGTAGCCGTTGTCATAAACTTTGCGAACGGATTCGAGGGTTACGCTGGCCATGCGTGCGCGGAGACTGGGGCGAATGCTTAGTGAAGATGGGGAAAGGTACCAACCAAGTAGCGTGGCGTGGTTCAAGATCCCGGTCCACCTCGCACCCATGATACTCCCCTACCTATGCCTACCAACCCCAGTGTTCTCGCCATCCATGCGCTGTACACCGGAAGCGACCGGGGTCTCGCCGCTGACTTACAA
The Bacteroidota bacterium DNA segment above includes these coding regions:
- a CDS encoding tyrosine-type recombinase/integrase gives rise to the protein MSSALLRPAGQLPSGSGTDDLLQLYLLRFDRVQTRRAYRNDMVAFFGTETISLDLARAVSFVDVNEHLRRGELAGLRPATLRRRTATLRGFFAWLVALGALDRNPADRHLVRKVRGGHYSDNALTVLTREQATRLINCVDLSTATGRRDRTLMLTMLHCVLRRSEAAAMRIEHIRQVGPYWVLDLPQTKGGADQYVKVPDYVVEEITIHTEEYMIKSGPLWKSFSNNSYGRALSDRSIYSIVKKHAGRSGLAATVGTHTLRHTGCTLAIEQGASLQQVQAHARHKRIETTMVYIHQRDKLRDSAADHIRLDV
- the ugpC gene encoding sn-glycerol-3-phosphate ABC transporter ATP-binding protein UgpC yields the protein MASVTLESVRKVYDNGYVAVHDASFKINDGEFVVLVGPSGCGKSTTLRMVAGLEDISEGTLKIGDRVVNDVAPKDRDIAMVFQNYALYPHMSIYDNMAFGLKLRKFPKDEIDQRVRNAAKILGLEATLDRKPKALSGGQRQRVALGRAIVRKPQVFLFDEPLSNLDAKLRVQTRTEISKLHSQLKATMLYVTHDQVEAMTMGDRIVVLKDGYVQQIAAPLELYDRPANQFVAGFIGSPSMNFLNGRLSSKPSGVVFSSGSVSFTLADEHQNAARSLVGQDVTLGIRPEDIYLDGFVPEGRVTAPVKARLDVTEPMGNEIFTYATVDGSTVVGRVEPVPMPPRGDVLTYQFHLNKMHLFDAETGRAVSLA